A genome region from Solanum stenotomum isolate F172 unplaced genomic scaffold, ASM1918654v1 scaffold35436, whole genome shotgun sequence includes the following:
- the LOC125852472 gene encoding xanthotoxin 5-hydroxylase CYP82C4-like has product MYFLSELLALSIAWLLALFVACKYKTRNRETVAPKAPGALPFIGHLYLLSGNLPVCRILGLMTDKYGPIFQLQLGSHPALVVSSWEMVKNCFTAGNDKIFASRPSMALSKYLGYNGAIFALAPYGQYWRDIRKMVTVELLTNSRLEKLKHVRTSEVNCSIKDLYSNCSSDNNSEVNLSSWFENITFNIIIRMLVGKRFTGCFEAEMNFKESIKKVLYLGGTFVFSDAIPSIEWMDIGGYIKSMKQTNKEVDSVLDSWLKQHIEKRKDCDSNSSGSDQSDFFDVMLSTLPEETMESGYDRNAIIKATALILIMTASESTAETLIWALSMLINDTRSLKLAQDELDEHVGRNRWVEESDIKNLPYLQAIVKETLRLYPPGPLAGPREAIEDCYVGNYHIKKGTRLIVNLWKLQRDSRIWEDPNEFKPERWFLKEHSEFNFRGQNFEYIPFSSGRRMCPGLTFGSQVVHLTLAKLLHGFNISTTREEPIDLSEGLGIALPKVKPLQPFVSPRLAVELYQNL; this is encoded by the exons ATGTATTTTCTTTCTGAACTCTTAGCACTATCAATTGCTTGGTTGTTAGCCCTTTTTGTTGCTTGCAAATACAAAACTAGAAACAGAGAAACTGTTGCACCTAAAGCTCCAGGTGCGTTGCCCTTTATAGGTCACCTCTATCTTCTTAGTGGCAATCTTCCTGTTTGTCGAATCCTTGGACTCATGACAGATAAATATGGACCCATTTTTCAACTGCAGCTGGGATCCCATCCAGCTCTTGTTGTCAGCAGTTGGGAAATGGTTAAAAATTGCTTCACAGCTGGCAATGATAAAATATTTGCTAGTCGACCAAGCATGGCATTAAGCAAGTACTTAGGCTACAATGGAGCAATTTTTGCTTTAGCCCCTTACGGACAATACTGGCGTGATATTCGTAAAATGGTAACTGTTGAACTCTTAACCAACAGTCGTCTTGAGAAGCTAAAGCACGTCCGTACATCAGAAGTGAATTGCTCTATAAAAGACTTGTACTCAAATTGTAGTAGTGATAATAATAGTGAAGTGAACTTAAGTAGTTGGTTTGAGAACATAACGTTCAATATAATCATCAGAATGCTTGTTGGGAAGCGATTTACCGGATGTTTTGAGGCGGAGATGAATTTCAAGGAGTCAATAAAGAAAGTGTTGTACCTCGGTGGGACTTTTGTTTTTTCTGATGCAATTCCGTCGATTGAATGGATGGATATTGGTGGATACATTAAATCAATGAAACAGACTAATAAAGAAGTTGATAGTGTGTTGGATAGCTGGTTAAAACAACAtatagagaaaagaaaagattgtGATTCAAATTCTAGTGGATCAGACCAATCTGatttttttgatgtgatgcTTTCTACGCTTCCTGAGGAAACAATGGAGTCTGGATACGACCGTAATGCCATTATCAAGGCAACAGCTTTG ATACTTATCATGACAGCCTCAGAGAGCACTGCAGAGACATTAATATGGGCACTATCTATGCTAATAAATGACACCCGCTCATTGAAATTAGCCCAGGATGAGCTAGATGAGCATGTAGGAAGAAATAGATGGGTTGAAGAATCCGACATCAAAAACCTTCCTTATTTGCAAGCCATAGTAAAAGAAACCTTACGTCTCTACCCACCTGGTCCTTTGGCAGGGCCTCGAGAGGCCATCGAAGACTGTTACGTTGGTAATTATCATATTAAAAAGGGAACTCGTTTGATTGTTAACTTGTGGAAGCTTCAACGAGACTCGAGAATTTGGGAAGATCCGAATGAGTTTAAACCAGAGAGGTGGTTCTTGAAGGAACATTCAGAGTTTAATTTTAGAggacaaaattttgaatatattccATTTAGCTCTGGAAGAAGAATGTGCCCTGGTTTGACGTTTGGAAGTCAAGTAGTGCATTTGACGCTAGCAAAATTACTTCATGGATTCAATATATCAACGACAAGAGAGGAACCAATAGATTTAAGTGAGGGCTTAGGCATTGCCTTACCTAAAGTGAAGCCTCTTCAACCATTTGTTTCTCCAAGACTGGCTGTGGAACTCTACCAAAATCTTTGA